The genomic window AGCCATCAATACCCCCCCCCCATAACAAAAAAAATTTTTTATCATTTATACTCATTTATTTTTATTCCTCAAAAAGTGTAGAGATAGCTCACATAAACAGAATAATTCCGTTGGACTTTTGTTGTATTGCTCATATCTGCGGTTATTATAGGTACTTCAGTAGGAATAGTATCATCTTTATCGTTAAAGATTTTATCTTGCAACAGTGGAACTTTCACGCCGACTTCAAAGCCGTGGTGTTTGTAGAGATTGGTTCGCAATCCTGCATCGATCGTAGCTTGAAAATTTACATACCCCACTTTTCCTTTTGGAAAAAATTTTTCTTGAAAATCCTTCCCATTGGCAATCCACGTATCAGCTCCTACACCAATGCCTGCAAAAATACCAAAACTTGCATTATCTTTATTGATAAAATTCCATAAAGTATCAATGCCTACACCATAGCTCAACATATGTGTGTAATAACTCTTATATGTAGGGTTATCTGGAGAAGAATCCAAATCGGGAATTATCTTGCCAAAATTCGCATACCCATAATCCAAAAAAGCATAATAACGCAGACCAAACCATTTAGAATTTCCAAAAAATTGTTTGTATCCAAGCTTGATACCTGCACCATTCATCATTGGATTCTTATTATATTTCTCGTGAATATCTTGATTAGGAATAGATGTGCCATTCATTTTCACAAGACCATCATACTTTTCATTCAAAGATGCTTGTCCGCCCTGATAACTCACGCCCACAAACACGCCACTATCTTCAGCTGCCAAAATTCCACTTAAAGCTACGGCACAAACGGCTCCGATCAATATCTTCTTCATCTATTTTTCCTTTTTGATAAATTTCAAATTATGATGAAGAATATTATATAACAATTTATTATGAATTAAAATAAAATTATTCTAAAATACAAAACCGTTTAATAAAATCAAAAAAAATTATCTTTTATACTGTCTGTATTTAAATTCTGTACGTCCTATCCCTAAGATATGCCCTCTCATAGCATCGTGGAGATGATTGATAAAAAATGGGGTTTGTAAATCCAACTTTTTGCAAGCGAGTGCATAAACATTCACAAGATAGTGATGATCCTTATCTGGTGGCATTGGACCGATATATTTACTGCAAGCAACATTAGAAGCGCGCTTTTGTGTCTCATCGCCATCCCCTCTGTAAAATCCCTGCGTCATAGAATTGACACCTTGAAGAATATTTTTATCTTCTCTTGAAGCATTTTCTTCAAGCACGTTTGAAGTAATATTTGCTACAACCCAATGCACAAAAATCTTCCCACACACGCTGCACGCATCATAATCAATCAATTCAAGCGCATAGCTATCAGCCCCAGCCACACTTTCCCAAGAGATTTTTGGAGAAAAATCAGGCAAGCCCTCATTATCCAAAAATCCTTTTGAAGCATTCCCGCCGTATTTAGGATCTAAAAACCCCTCTTTGTCCAATTCTAATTTAACTTCAAAAAATTGCATTTCACGCCTTTCTTTACATTGTATTGTTGTTTTCCCTGATGGAATAAAAGCATTTTAACATTATGATTTTTATGAAAAATAAATTTAAAGCCTTTTGTAGCCAAAGTAATCATAATCGCTGCGTGATATTTAAGGGATAAATTGAGGGGGTTTTACTCTCTAAAGGCTTATCCTTGCCTTATCATCCTGAAACCAAGCTGAAAAAATCGTGTTAATAAATCTCTTTGATAGCAACATTTCATCTGTAATAAAAATTATGTAAAATTCGCAATCATCGAAAATACATCAAAATAAAAAATATTGAAAATTTATCTATCTTCCTAAACTCAAGCCATTTTTTCCCACACACAACCTTGTGGCGTATCCATCAATCCAATCCCAATGCCTGCAAGTTCGTCTCTAATCTTATCAGCTAAAGCAAAGTCTTTATCTTTTTTTGCTTGATCTCGCAAGGATATTTGAGAAACTATCCAAGCCTTTTGTTCTTCACTCACCCCAAGTTGAAAATAATCTGAAGCTTTCTTCCCTCCGATGCCTAAAAGCCTATCGACAAAATCGATATTTCCTAGAACTTTTGCCTTAAATGCTTTATTCTTAGGATTTTTGTCCAATTCATCATTGGATGCCCCCATCATTTCTTCAAGCACACTCAATGTTTTAGAAATATTTAAATCATCGCTCATTGCTTCAAGCATAGCTGACTTAAATTTTTCATCAACCTCCCCTACCTCTCCCTCAACCCTTTTTTTAAGCCGGTAGAGCTTATCAAGACGCTTTTTACTCACCAATAAATCTTCTTCATTAAAATTTAAAATTGCCCGATAATGCGTCCCTAAGAGATAATTCCGCAAAATCTCTCCGTCATAAACTTTCAATGCATCTTTGATAAAAAAGCTATTTCCCAAGCTTTTGCTCATTTTTTCGCCATTAATATTGACAAAGCCGTTATGCATCCAATATTTAGAGATCTCCACATCAGTAGCACAACGGGTCTGAGAAGCCTCGTTTTCGTGGTGGGGAAATACAAGATCTGCACCCCCGCCGTGAATATCAATCCGATAAGGCTCACCAGCATAAGCCAAGCTATCCTCAATCATCGCAGAACATTCGATATGCCATCCCGGACGACCCTTTCCTAATGAGGTCTCATAACCAATATCATCTTTTCCTTTATAGGATTTCCATAAAACAAAATCTTTTTCATTCCGCTTTTCCTCATTTTCACCCACTCGACTAATATTGTTATCTTCTTGCGTACCTCGATGGCTAATGCTCCCATAAAGATTGTCTTTACTTACATCTAAATAAATATCTCCGTTGGAAGTCTTATAAGCGATTTGTTTATCTAAAAGCTTATGGATAAGCCCCACAATCGCTTCGAAATTTTCGCTTGCCTTAGGCTCTTTATCCGCTCGCTTCACACCCAAAGCTTCCATATCTTCCAAATACAATCTGATATAGTGCGAACTGAGTTCTTTAATATCAACATTTGTATCAAGAGCTTTTTTAATGATTTTATCATCAATATCAGTAAAATTTTTCACAAAAATCACTTCATAGCCACTGAGTTTTAATGTACGTACAAGCAAATCAAACGCAATGGAACTTCTAGCGTGTCCCAAATGAGCGTTATCATAAACTGTCGGACCGCAAACATAAATCCTTGCTTTCTTAGGGACTATCGGGACAAAATCCACTTTCTGTTTTTGTTTGGTATCATAAATCTTCATCATCGACCTTTTAACTGATATGAAAAAAATATAAAAAAGAATACAACGCCCCTACTTCGATAACCCCCATCAAAAATAGCGCAATCCAGCCTTTTGGATAAGCAATTATACTCCAAAAGTTACCAAGCCCGAATTCCTTGACACTAAGAATAAAAAGCATTATCCCGCTTAAGCTTCCTGCCAAAGCAAGTCCAGCAGACTCAAAATAACGCATTAGCACCAATGAACACGCTACCCCAAACAATAGCGAAATGGCTGAAATTTTAGCAGCCCTGCCTTGAAGCTTGTGTGCATAAAACCATAAAGAAAAAATCCTTGACAACCCAAAAGGCAACAAACCAATCATATACATTGCAAACACATTAGCCGAAGCTAAAGTATCACTCCTGTGAAAATTCCCGCTTTCAAACAAAAGCCACATAATCTCATTTTTAAGTATGATACCCCCGATAGAACACATCCAAAGCATCATAAACAAAAACCAAAAAGATTTTTTCATCTTATCTAAAGCGCGTTTTTCTTCTGAATTTTTGATTGCTTTGGCCACCATTGGAAAAAGAGCTGTCGAAATCGCTATGGCAAAAACTGCTAAAGGAAGCTGAAAAATCCGATTAGCATAATACAAATACGAAATACTCCCACTGACTAAAAATGAAGCAAGCATCGTGTCAATAAATGAAGCGATTTGAGCCGTAGAACTCCCTAAAATAGCCGGAAAAAACTGCTTAAAAAAAGCTTTCAAATCCTCTTTTGCCTTTAGAGCCAAATGCTTCGCGCCCTTCGGACACGAAAAAAAAATCCTCCAAAGATGTCTAAAACCCACACTGAAAAGCTTAAAAAAACCCCAACGATGCAACGGATAAAAATGCAATAAAATCTGCGCCACTCCCCCGCATAAAACCCCATAACTTAAAAAATACACAATCTGCATCGAATCTTTATCTCTTGCCAAATACAAAGCTCCGATCATACAGATATTAAGCAACGCGGTATTATAAGCACTGACCCAAAAGCTGTTTTTATACTGCAAAAGCGTGCCAAGAAATGTGACAATAAAGACAAGCTCAAGATACCAAAAATTAATCACTACAATCGGTTCAGCCAAGGCAATCATTTTTTCATCAAAACCATAAGCCAAAATTTTGGTCACAAATCCTGAAAATACCCAAACTCCAAAACTCAAGACTAAAAGAATAAAGGCAAACAAGATCAATGTACTCACGCTAAAAATGCCTTTTTTCTTGCTGGAAATAAAGCTTGGCAAAAAGCTTTGAGTAAAAGCACCCTCTCCAAATATGCGCCTGAAAAGATTAGGAAATTTAAAAGCCACAAAAAAGATATCGCTATACATTCCCGCACCTAAAATATGGGCAGTATATAAATCCCTCAAAAACCCGAAAATCCTTGAACACATAATCCCGCTACTATTGGTAAAAAATGCTTTCTTTAACAAAATATTCCTTTAAATTAAAGAGAAATTAATATTTAATCCTAATTGTTGTAAAATAATTCCGATATTTTACCAAACAACACTATTATTGGAGAATGTATGGACGCCCCGAATTTTATCCCGCAAGTGGTAAAAAATTGCGAAGACATCAACGAAGAGCTCCAGCAGTTCTCACTCGGATCAAAAATTGATGTAAAACATCTTTGGTTTGACGTTTTAAATGTCCATACAAACATCAAAATCCACGAAAAAGACGAATACCATATCATCACTGGAAACGAACTCATTCAATTTGAAAAAGACAGCTTCTATACCAAAGAAGATTTTTTTGTCTCTCAAAACTATGATATCAGAATCAAGCCTAAAACCAAAGACTACGGGCTCAAACTTGAGATTACACCTCAAGCAGACAAAATATACCTTTTGCTAGATAATCATTTCACAATTATTGATGATGAACATTTTTATGAAGAAATATTTAGCATTATTGATTCATTAATGGCACAAAACAAAATCATTTTCAGGCAACAATACGAACAGCGCGAAAATCTAAAAGTCCAATTTCAAGAATTTTCAAAGCAAGGAGGGTGCCCTCAAAAAATTCTTCTTAAGAGTGCTCCTGATTTCATACCCTACAAACCTGCAGAATTTAATTTTATCCTCAAAGAACAATGGGAAAAAAATGGAAGAAAAGCTCCGGAAAATTCTTTTTTTGGAGTAGGCGTTGATGAAATAATTGCTGAATACATCAAACCAGTTAAAGGAAAAAATGGGAGAAACCTCAAGGGTATCTACATAAAAACAGATACCAAAAATATAGAGCAAATGCCACCCATCACACATAATAAAAATTATGTCAAAAAAGAAGAAACCCCAGAAAAAATAATCTTTAGATCCCAAATCACAGCATATGTAAAAATTGACAATAACGCCATCACTTTCAACACAAACTATGAATTTGATACCATTAAAACCATCAACGCCCCAATGCTTTTAGGAGGTCTTAAAAGCGGAATTACACTAACCATAAAATCCGAAGATGAGTTTATCGATGCTATCAATGCAAATATGATTATTGAAGCCTCAAACATCAATGTTATTGGCAGTATCGGGGAAAACGTCGAACTTTGCGCACAAAAAATCTCTATTGAAGGTCAGACGCACCAAAGCAGCATTATACGCGCACAAGAAGCAAAAGTTACAACGCATAAAGGACAATTTTATGGCGAGAGTTTTGATGTAAAAAATCTTGATACGGGTTTTGTGCAATCTGATGAATGCACGATTGAAATCGCAAGCGGAAGCACAATCTTTGCTAAAAAAATTACGATTAAAAATCTAAAGTCAAACAATAAGCTACACTTTGCTAAAGAATGCAACCTCAAAGAAATACAAGGAGGCGAAAACAAATTTGTCATATCCGCATCTTCAGATATTAAAACAAAACAAACAATGGAATTTATCAACAAAAAAATATCTCTGTTAAAAACAAAAATGCACGAAATGATGAAAGAATATCAATTTTTAATGTCAAGTGCCAAAGAACATAAGCCTATCATTGACAAAATAAAAGTCGCCCCCAACCCAGCCAGACAAGCAATGCTCAATGAAAGCGATATTAAAAAAATCTATTATGATTTTATTGCCTGCCTTAAAAAGCTCAAAATTCTTAAAAAAGAGCTTCTAAAACTCCAAAACAATGTCAAAGATCTTAATCAAAGCCTATTTGAAATAGAAAATGAAACATTGGGGGCTAAAATACGCACTCAAACCGAATGGAAACTCGAAAACCAAATCGTCTATCATCGCGATTATCCTAGAGCAAGCGATGAAACACTGATTCTCAAAGATGGTGAAAACACCGATATTATGATCAATCCTTCGACAAAAAAAATAACAAAAATCAAATAAGGAAAAACAATGATTGCAGGAATGATTGGCATGATCCACAAACTTGAACCCACCCTTGCAGAATTTGACGTTGGTGGTATTATTTATGAAATCCATATTTCAACGAATGCAAGCTATGCCATCAGCACAAAAAAAGATCAAAAAATAAAGCTTTTAATCACACAAATCATTCGTGAGGACGCACATCTTTTATTTGGTTTTCTTGAAGAAATAGAAAAAATCACTTTTGAACGCCTGATTAAAATCAATGGCGTAGGACCCAAAGTAGCACTTGCAATTCTCTCAACTTATACGCCAACAACTTTCAGCCAAATCATTCAAGACAAAGACATCAAAGCTCTCCAACGCGTCCCAGGTATCGGAGCCAAAGGAGCGGGCAAAATTATGGTTGATCTTGCCGGTTTCTTTTCTGAACTAACAGAAGCTCGAAATGTCCCTGAAAAAGATGGTGCGCGCAATGATGCTTTTATGGCTTTGCAAAGTTTAGGATTTAAAAATACAGATATTTTAAAAGTTTTCAAATCCATCCAAAGTTCAAATACCCAAGAGATCATCAAAGAAGCCTTAAAACTACTCAAATAACCTTGAATGATTCTTCTTTATTAAAGCTACTCCTCTTGTCTTTTCTGAAAACAATTTTTTGCCAAATAAAATATTTTGTTATTATAAATGATAATTTATTTGATTTACTAAAAATTATCTTAAAAAAGCTAAAAATATCCCCTTGGTTTTTATTCTGAATCAAGAAAAATCAAATGCTAAAGGATAAGTCTTGTTGAGTAATACGACTTTGGAAAAACTTGCGGGGTTGAGGTGCAGTGGAACCGTTATGGCACACATTGCTATTTTTATCATTTTTATTTGGATAGGAGGGTTGAAGTTTGTAAATTACGAAGCAGAAGGAATAACGCCCTTTGTCGCAAATTCTCCTTTAAGTAGCTTTCTTTACAAAGATGCTAAAGACTATAAATTCCATAAAATTCCAGAAGGAACTGCTAATGAACAAAATGCGCAATGGCATCAGGAAAATAGGACTTATCTGGTTTCTTACGGTCTTGGCATTTTGATTATTACTTTTGGCACGCTGACTCTTTTAGGCATTATCTTTCCTTATTTGGGAATTATAGGAGGAACTCTTGTATTTTTAATGACATTAGTAACTCTTTCCTTTTTAGTCACTACGCCTGAAGCGTGGGTTCAGAATCTTGGCGGACCAAACTACGGATTTCCCTATCTTTCAGGAGCAGGACGCTTGGTTATTAAAGATTTGGCAATTTTAGCTTGCGCCTTAATCATTATAGGCAGTTGTGCGCAAAGAATCTTAAAATCAAGAAACTCTTCAAAAGCCTAAGTAAAATTTTCCCTCTTAATCTAGGAGGGAATCTGACTTTAGAATAAACATAAATCAATACTTCAGCTATTTAAACACCGTAATTTTTGATATAATTTCAGACATTGCAAGGAGTGCAACTTGTTAGACAAAATCCAAATCATTGGCGCGAAAGAAAATAATCTTAAAAATATCCACTTAGAAATTCCCAAAAACAAATTGATCGTATTTACTGGACTTAGCGGTTCAGGAAAATCCACTTTAGCCTTTGATACGCTTTATGCTGAAGGGCAAAGAAGGTATATCGAATCCCTCTCTAGCTATGCTAGACAATTCCTCGATAAAGTCGGCAAACCCAACGTAGATAAGATTGAAGGTTTAACCCCAGCCATTGCCATTGATCAAAAAACTACCAGCAAGAACCCCCGCTCCACCGTGGGAACGATTACTGAAATTTATGATTATTTAAGACTTCTTTACGCTAGAGTCGGCACACAACATTGCCATATTTGTGGTAAGCCAATCTCTCAAATGAGTCAAACAGATATCATCAATCAAATTCTTTCATTACCCCAAAACGCAAAAATCATTATCCTAGCCCCGCTCATCAAAGAGAAAAAAGGCAGTTTCAATGACAAAATCCTTTCATTGCGTCAAAAAGGCTATGTGCGGGCTTATATCGATGGGGTGATGGTTCGATTGGACGAAGAAATCAACTTATCTAAAACCAAAAAACACACGATAAAAGCTGTAATCGATAGAGTCAGTATTCACCAAGATAATCATTCTAGAATCGCTCAAGGCATAGAAAAAGCTTTAAAAGAAACTTATGGCGAAATAGAAGTGGAAATACTAAACGAAAAAGAGGGAGAGCATAACCAACTGATTCATTACAGCGAGCATTTAGCCTGTTTTGATTGCAAAATCAGTTTTGAACCTTTAGAGCCTTTGAGTTTTTCATTCAATTCGCCCAAAGGAGCTTGCGAAGATTGTGGGGGACTTGGGAGTAAATACAGCATTGACATCAAAAAAATTCTCAACAAATCTTTGCCACTCAACAAAGGTGGTATTAAAGTAATTTTTGGCTTTAACCGCAATTATTACGCCGAACTTTTTAATGGATTTTGTAAAAATAATAAAATAGATACGGATAAATCTTTTGAAGAACTCAAAGATTATGAACAAAATGCTTTGCTTTATGGAAACGGATCTGAAGTTACATTCACTTGGAAGAATTCCACCCTCAAACGACCTTGGAAAGGTATTATTCAAATCGCCTATGATATGTTTAAGGATGAAAAAGATTTGAGCGATTATATGAGTGAAAAACTTTGCGGGAGTTGCAAAGGTCATCGTCTCAAAGCTTCTTCTTTAAGTGTAAAGGTCGCAGGACTCGGGATTGGCGATGTGATTGATATGCCTATTGAAGAGACGTATGCATTCTTTAATGATGAAAAAAATTTTTCTTACCTCAACAAACAGCAACGCTTCATAGCTGACTCCATTCTAAAAGAAATCCGCGAAAGACTTTTTTTTCTCTATGATGTGGGGCTTGGGTATTTGAGTCTAGGTAGAGATGCTAGAACCATCAGCGGAGGTGAAAGCCAAAGAATCCGTATCGCTAGCCAAATCGGTAGTGGGCTTACAGGTGTAATGTATGTTTTAGATGAGCCTAGCATTGGACTACACGAGCGCGATACTCTCAAACTCATCAAAACACTTAGAAGCCTTCAGGAAAAAGGCAATACAGTGATTGTCGTCGAACACGACAAAGAAACGATTAAAAATGCTGATTTTATCGTAGATATCGGTCCAGGAGCTGGAAAAAACGGCGGAGAAGTCGTATTTGCAGGCACAATAAAAGCAATGCTTTCAAGCAATACGCAAACAGCTCAATATATCAGTGGGGTCAAATCCATTTCTTATCCCCACAACAGACCCCAAAAAAAATGGTTGGGCATCAAAAATGTTACGATCAATAACATTAAAAATCTAAGCCTTAAAATCCCATTGTCAAATTTTGTCTGCATTACAGGAGTGAGTGGGAGCGGAAAAAGCTCTCTGATCCTCCAAACTCTCTTGCCCGTCGCCCAAGAGCTTCTTAATAATGCTAGAAAAGTAAAAAAATGCGATGGAGTCGAAATCAGTGGTCTTGAAATGCTTGATAAAGTAATATATCTTGATCAAACCCCCATCGGTAGAACCCCTAGAAGCAATCCAGCCACTTATACAGGCGTGATGGATGATATTAGAATTTTATTCTCCGAAGTCAAAGAATCAAAGATTTTGGGCTATGGTGTGGGGCGTTTTAGTTTTAATGTCAAAGGTGGTCGTTGCGAAAAATGTCAAGGGGAAGGGGAAATAAAAATCGAAATGCATTTTTTACCTGATGTGATGGTTAAATGCGATGCGTGCAATGGCGCTAAATACAATCCTCAAACGCTTGAAATCAAATATAAAGGCAAATCCATTGCAGATGTTTTAAATATGAGTGTTGATGATGCCTGTGAATTTTTTGCCAAGATTCCAAAAATCTTCTCTAGACTAAAAACACTTCAAGATGTAGGTCTAGGATATATTACGCTTGGGCAAAATGCCGTGACCCTAAGCGGGGGTGAAGCCCAAAGAATCAAACTCGCCAAAGAACTCAGTCGTAAAGATACAGGAAAGACGCTTTATATTCTAGATGAACCGACTACAGGTTTGCATTTTGCGGATGTAGACAGACTCACAAAAGTCCTCCATCATCTTGTAGAGCTAGGAAATTCAATGATTGTAA from Helicobacter sp. 12S02232-10 includes these protein-coding regions:
- a CDS encoding outer membrane protein, which encodes MKKILIGAVCAVALSGILAAEDSGVFVGVSYQGGQASLNEKYDGLVKMNGTSIPNQDIHEKYNKNPMMNGAGIKLGYKQFFGNSKWFGLRYYAFLDYGYANFGKIIPDLDSSPDNPTYKSYYTHMLSYGVGIDTLWNFINKDNASFGIFAGIGVGADTWIANGKDFQEKFFPKGKVGYVNFQATIDAGLRTNLYKHHGFEVGVKVPLLQDKIFNDKDDTIPTEVPIITADMSNTTKVQRNYSVYVSYLYTF
- a CDS encoding YbhB/YbcL family Raf kinase inhibitor-like protein, producing MQFFEVKLELDKEGFLDPKYGGNASKGFLDNEGLPDFSPKISWESVAGADSYALELIDYDACSVCGKIFVHWVVANITSNVLEENASREDKNILQGVNSMTQGFYRGDGDETQKRASNVACSKYIGPMPPDKDHHYLVNVYALACKKLDLQTPFFINHLHDAMRGHILGIGRTEFKYRQYKR
- the cysS gene encoding cysteine--tRNA ligase yields the protein MKIYDTKQKQKVDFVPIVPKKARIYVCGPTVYDNAHLGHARSSIAFDLLVRTLKLSGYEVIFVKNFTDIDDKIIKKALDTNVDIKELSSHYIRLYLEDMEALGVKRADKEPKASENFEAIVGLIHKLLDKQIAYKTSNGDIYLDVSKDNLYGSISHRGTQEDNNISRVGENEEKRNEKDFVLWKSYKGKDDIGYETSLGKGRPGWHIECSAMIEDSLAYAGEPYRIDIHGGGADLVFPHHENEASQTRCATDVEISKYWMHNGFVNINGEKMSKSLGNSFFIKDALKVYDGEILRNYLLGTHYRAILNFNEEDLLVSKKRLDKLYRLKKRVEGEVGEVDEKFKSAMLEAMSDDLNISKTLSVLEEMMGASNDELDKNPKNKAFKAKVLGNIDFVDRLLGIGGKKASDYFQLGVSEEQKAWIVSQISLRDQAKKDKDFALADKIRDELAGIGIGLMDTPQGCVWEKMA
- the murJ gene encoding murein biosynthesis integral membrane protein MurJ, whose product is MLKKAFFTNSSGIMCSRIFGFLRDLYTAHILGAGMYSDIFFVAFKFPNLFRRIFGEGAFTQSFLPSFISSKKKGIFSVSTLILFAFILLVLSFGVWVFSGFVTKILAYGFDEKMIALAEPIVVINFWYLELVFIVTFLGTLLQYKNSFWVSAYNTALLNICMIGALYLARDKDSMQIVYFLSYGVLCGGVAQILLHFYPLHRWGFFKLFSVGFRHLWRIFFSCPKGAKHLALKAKEDLKAFFKQFFPAILGSSTAQIASFIDTMLASFLVSGSISYLYYANRIFQLPLAVFAIAISTALFPMVAKAIKNSEEKRALDKMKKSFWFLFMMLWMCSIGGIILKNEIMWLLFESGNFHRSDTLASANVFAMYMIGLLPFGLSRIFSLWFYAHKLQGRAAKISAISLLFGVACSLVLMRYFESAGLALAGSLSGIMLFILSVKEFGLGNFWSIIAYPKGWIALFLMGVIEVGALYSFLYFFHIS
- a CDS encoding FapA family protein, giving the protein MDAPNFIPQVVKNCEDINEELQQFSLGSKIDVKHLWFDVLNVHTNIKIHEKDEYHIITGNELIQFEKDSFYTKEDFFVSQNYDIRIKPKTKDYGLKLEITPQADKIYLLLDNHFTIIDDEHFYEEIFSIIDSLMAQNKIIFRQQYEQRENLKVQFQEFSKQGGCPQKILLKSAPDFIPYKPAEFNFILKEQWEKNGRKAPENSFFGVGVDEIIAEYIKPVKGKNGRNLKGIYIKTDTKNIEQMPPITHNKNYVKKEETPEKIIFRSQITAYVKIDNNAITFNTNYEFDTIKTINAPMLLGGLKSGITLTIKSEDEFIDAINANMIIEASNINVIGSIGENVELCAQKISIEGQTHQSSIIRAQEAKVTTHKGQFYGESFDVKNLDTGFVQSDECTIEIASGSTIFAKKITIKNLKSNNKLHFAKECNLKEIQGGENKFVISASSDIKTKQTMEFINKKISLLKTKMHEMMKEYQFLMSSAKEHKPIIDKIKVAPNPARQAMLNESDIKKIYYDFIACLKKLKILKKELLKLQNNVKDLNQSLFEIENETLGAKIRTQTEWKLENQIVYHRDYPRASDETLILKDGENTDIMINPSTKKITKIK
- the ruvA gene encoding Holliday junction branch migration protein RuvA translates to MIAGMIGMIHKLEPTLAEFDVGGIIYEIHISTNASYAISTKKDQKIKLLITQIIREDAHLLFGFLEEIEKITFERLIKINGVGPKVALAILSTYTPTTFSQIIQDKDIKALQRVPGIGAKGAGKIMVDLAGFFSELTEARNVPEKDGARNDAFMALQSLGFKNTDILKVFKSIQSSNTQEIIKEALKLLK
- a CDS encoding DUF417 family protein; translated protein: MAHIAIFIIFIWIGGLKFVNYEAEGITPFVANSPLSSFLYKDAKDYKFHKIPEGTANEQNAQWHQENRTYLVSYGLGILIITFGTLTLLGIIFPYLGIIGGTLVFLMTLVTLSFLVTTPEAWVQNLGGPNYGFPYLSGAGRLVIKDLAILACALIIIGSCAQRILKSRNSSKA
- the uvrA gene encoding excinuclease ABC subunit UvrA; translated protein: MLDKIQIIGAKENNLKNIHLEIPKNKLIVFTGLSGSGKSTLAFDTLYAEGQRRYIESLSSYARQFLDKVGKPNVDKIEGLTPAIAIDQKTTSKNPRSTVGTITEIYDYLRLLYARVGTQHCHICGKPISQMSQTDIINQILSLPQNAKIIILAPLIKEKKGSFNDKILSLRQKGYVRAYIDGVMVRLDEEINLSKTKKHTIKAVIDRVSIHQDNHSRIAQGIEKALKETYGEIEVEILNEKEGEHNQLIHYSEHLACFDCKISFEPLEPLSFSFNSPKGACEDCGGLGSKYSIDIKKILNKSLPLNKGGIKVIFGFNRNYYAELFNGFCKNNKIDTDKSFEELKDYEQNALLYGNGSEVTFTWKNSTLKRPWKGIIQIAYDMFKDEKDLSDYMSEKLCGSCKGHRLKASSLSVKVAGLGIGDVIDMPIEETYAFFNDEKNFSYLNKQQRFIADSILKEIRERLFFLYDVGLGYLSLGRDARTISGGESQRIRIASQIGSGLTGVMYVLDEPSIGLHERDTLKLIKTLRSLQEKGNTVIVVEHDKETIKNADFIVDIGPGAGKNGGEVVFAGTIKAMLSSNTQTAQYISGVKSISYPHNRPQKKWLGIKNVTINNIKNLSLKIPLSNFVCITGVSGSGKSSLILQTLLPVAQELLNNARKVKKCDGVEISGLEMLDKVIYLDQTPIGRTPRSNPATYTGVMDDIRILFSEVKESKILGYGVGRFSFNVKGGRCEKCQGEGEIKIEMHFLPDVMVKCDACNGAKYNPQTLEIKYKGKSIADVLNMSVDDACEFFAKIPKIFSRLKTLQDVGLGYITLGQNAVTLSGGEAQRIKLAKELSRKDTGKTLYILDEPTTGLHFADVDRLTKVLHHLVELGNSMIVIEHNLDMIKNADYIIDIGPEGGDKGGKIVDMGTPSQIAKNYQKTHSYTGKFLSEELQEK